In a single window of the Amia ocellicauda isolate fAmiCal2 chromosome 20, fAmiCal2.hap1, whole genome shotgun sequence genome:
- the cccdc110 gene encoding coiled-coil domain-containing protein 110: protein METEQWSSDPIQGLGEQQTQAHSALEELQLQIEAFDSLKRKALQSIPTNYKLLQSTVCNSNTYVATTSETIRLSQCLNNLLSQLNQNLSETNHFKSSLQAYGKLGSGAIHTWQKNRASSLLRMNLMESPNIPTLVSSELTSTLKSEYPTPPPNCRIEGLAEQKDCTDELWKMLDSISEAGNRLRDELERSHQREVHLTCKLNEVWKQAQAQTPVETESQAAETSGFLPKMVVRKNKCKMEDGELRRILELEAQVDRLQNATLSLEEANLKLHKTYELQEKPEIHMQTHATTQAVFWASPRQNDHLNFKQDNGNEQEYFNPRMLQSKEETMSEIGNFLENENKVLRNILKDKEKLISHIERSTLEKTLSEDKLHRDAIKIFEKRLQMKDVEIQQNLQLLTEKEQELDEVRSQTEMKDTEIRSLEKMLKQEKKQNQETIANLEKACNSLKYSLLKAKIDQETVVKKLKHLLEKYAMVKKHARSANAQSLQNIAEKEHIMKLLDAAKQEKEKVCTEQGLLKEEKESALIALTDVKQEMSRMKQDCYRNLEDKERLQKVVSRMKDENITLQKELQDAQQEIQRVMDLMSIQKVEKESYMKELEESKKTIEKLQIKMDEYISEKECTSLQMLAMKRDADIIQNKLQQEIQQLQQEKNATEQAAKDLRRESEALTKLVADLKEDKCMLRRELDEVGQEKASLEAKSQNLHQVGDKLKDVFSVLQKERNALLAELCDLRKDYLNLSDRITERMNEICQEDSHMSIQELKLSGEDLIKQRNTQQREESEEVINQIKKRLEEEKKTVSRVTVSGPISSYGACEQKEVLRRSTQFHDTSSRGPLSYGTENGSNVSFSRI, encoded by the exons ATGGAAACAGAACAATGGAGTTCAG ATCCCATTCAAGGACTTGGGGAGCAGCAAACACAGGCTCATTCTGCATTAGAG GAACTACAGCTGCAGATTGAGGCTTTTGATTCATTGAAAAGGAAAGCTCTACAGAGTATCCCAACA AATTACAAACTCCTTCAGTCAACAGTCTGCAATTCAAACACATATGTAGCCACTACATCAGAGACAATTAGACTATCCCAGTGTCTCAACAACCTTCTTAGCCAGTTGAACCAAAATCTGAGTGAGACAAATCACTTTAAGTCTTCTCTGCAGGCTTATGGGAAGCTTGGCAGTGGTGCCATTCACACCTGGCAAAAAAACAGAGCCAGCAGCTTACTGAGAATGAATTTGATGGAGTCCCCTAATATTCCAACATTAGTATCCTCAGAGTTGACTTCCACTCTAAAATCAGAGTATCCCACTCCACCCCCAAACTGTAGAATAGAAGGCCTTGCTGAGCAAAAAGACTGCACTGATGAATTGTGGAAGATGTTGGACAGCATCAGTGAAGCAGGAAATAGACTCAGAGATGAACTGGAAAGGTCCCACCAGAGAGAAGTACATCTTACTTGTAAATTGAATGAAGTGTGGAAACAAGCCCAGGCCCAAACTCCTGTCGAGACTGAAAGTCAAGCTGCTGAAACAAGTGGTTTTCTTCCAAAGATGGTAGTTAGGAAAAACAAGTGCAAAATGGAAGATGGAGAATTGAGGAGGATCTTGGAACTCGAAGCTCAAGTTGACCGCCTCCAGAATGCCACGCTGTCACTTGAGGAGGCTAATCTAAAACTCCACAAAACATATGAGCTACAGGAAAAACCAGAAATACATATGCAGACTCACGCCACAACCCAAGCTGTCTTTTGGGCTTCACCACGACAAAATGACCATCTAAACTTCAAACAAGACAATGGAAATGAGCAGGAGTACTTTAATCCCAGGATGCTACAAAGCAAAGAAGAAACCATGTCTGAAATTGGCAATTTtctggaaaatgaaaacaaagttcTTAGAAATATACTAAAGGACAAAGAGAAGCTGATCAGCCACATAGAAAGGAGCACGTTAGAAAAGACTCTGTCTGAGGACAAGCTGCACAGGGATGCAATAAAGATCTTTGAGAAACGACTACAGATGAAGGATGTGGAGATCCAACAGAACCTGCAGTTATTAACAGAGAAAGAGCAAGAGCTTGATGAAGTAAGAAGCCAGACTGAAATGAAGGACACAGAAATTAGGTCACTGGAAAAAATGCTAAagcaagagaaaaaacaaaaccaggagACTATTGCAAACTTGGAAAAAGCTTGCAACTCTCTTAAGTATTCACTTTTAAAAGCCAAAATTGACCAGGAAACAGTTGTCAAGAAGCTAAAACACCTCCTTGAAAAATATGCTATGGTCAAAAAGCATGCCAGATCAGCTAATGCACAGTCACTTCAGAACATTGCTGAGAAGGAGCACATTATGAAACTTCTGGATGCTGCTAAACAAGAAAAGGAGAAAGTGTGCACAGAGCAGGGCCTTTTGAAGGAAGAGAAGGAGTCGGCCCTTATTGCCTTGACAGATGTGAAACAAGAGATGAGTCGCATGAAACAGGACTGTTACAGGAATCTAGAGGACAAGGAGAGATTACAGAAGGTGGTTTCCAGAATGAAAGATGAAAACATAACGCTGCAGAAGgagcttcaagatgctcaacagGAAATTCAGAGAGTAATGGATTTAATGTCCATTCAGAAGGTGGAGAAGGAATCCTACATGAAAGAACTGGAAGAATCCAAGAAAACCATTGAgaaattgcaaattaaaatggATGAATATATATCAGAGAAAGAATGTACAAGTCTTCAAATGTTAGCAATGAAGAGAGATGCAGATATTATCCAAAACAAACTACAACAAGAAATACAGCAACTTCAACAAGAGAAGAATGCTACTGAACAAGCAGCTAAAGATTTGAGGAGGGAGTCTGAAGCATTGACCAAATTGGTAGCAGACCTGAAAGAGGATAAGTGTATGCTCAGAAGAGAACTTGATGAAGTGGGGCAGGAGAAGGCTAGTTTAGAAGCTAAAAGCCAGAATCTTCACCAGGTAGGAGATAAATTGAAAGATGTGTTCTCTGTGCTGCAGAAGGAGCGTAATGCTCTACTGGCTGAACTTTGTGACTTACGGAAAGATTACCTAAACCTGAGTGACCGTATTACAGAGAGAATGAATGAGATATGTCAAGAAGATAGCCACATGAGTATTCAGGAGCTGAAATTAAGTGGTGAGGACCTCATCAAGCAGAGAAATACTCAACAAAGAGAAGAAAGTGAGGAAG TTATAAATCAGATAAAGAAGCGACTTGAAGAGGAGAAGAAAACAGTCAGTCGGGTGACCGTTTCAGGACCCATCAGCAGCTATGGGGCTTGTGAACAGAAGGAAGTGCTCAGACGGTCTACACAATTTCATGACACCAGCTCACGGGGGCCTCTCAGTTATGGCACTGAAAACGG TTCAAATGTCTCCTTCTCCAGAATATGA